In a genomic window of Pokkaliibacter sp. MBI-7:
- a CDS encoding YbjN domain-containing protein, producing MQGSDKVVKGLSAQQLEDWLDQAGIRHERCGDCDGYHFAELEAMVEGMECRLFFEQDVILISTEMEIRPAAILPAVAETARLNMEFTNLKIFVDLNDQTMPHLVMGDTLSLRAGLTFEQLLNFIQETLNTTQLVIEDCQRMGYLYNDEQEPDTLH from the coding sequence ATGCAAGGTTCAGATAAAGTGGTGAAAGGGCTCTCCGCTCAGCAGCTGGAAGACTGGCTGGACCAGGCTGGGATTCGCCACGAGCGTTGCGGTGATTGCGATGGCTACCACTTTGCCGAGTTGGAAGCCATGGTGGAGGGAATGGAGTGCCGCCTGTTCTTCGAGCAGGACGTGATTCTGATCTCTACCGAAATGGAGATTCGTCCGGCAGCCATCTTGCCTGCAGTGGCGGAAACGGCGAGGTTGAATATGGAATTTACCAACCTCAAGATCTTCGTGGATCTCAATGATCAGACCATGCCGCATCTGGTAATGGGCGATACCCTGTCGTTGCGGGCGGGCCTGACCTTTGAGCAGTTGCTCAATTTCATTCAGGAAACCCTGAATACTACCCAGCTGGTGATCGAAGACTGCCAGCGCATGGGCTATCTCTACAACGATGAGCAGGAACCTGACACCCTGCACTAG